The genomic DNA GCCACGGTGCGTTCCTGCTCCAGCTGAAACATGTTTCGCAGCAGCGACAGAGTAGAAGGCATCAGGGTGGCCCCGGCAATGCCGAGTAGCGCGCGGGTGGCAATCAGCATTTCCGCACTGGTGGCAAAGGCCGCCATGGCTGACGCAACGCCAAAAGCGGTGGCGCCGGTCAGCAGCAGCCGACGACGACCAATGCGATCACCCAGTGTGCCCATGGTTACCAGAAAGCCGGCGATCATGAAGCCATAGATATCCAGGATCCACAGCAGCTCGGCGCTGGTGGGTTTCAGGTCGGCGCTGAGATGGGGGGCCGCCAGATGCAGCACGGTCATATCCAGTGCCAGTAATACGGTGGGTAGCATCAGCACCGTCAGTCCCAGCCACTCGCGACGGGTGGCGGCTTGGGGGGTGGGCATGGTGTCTTCCTCGCAACAGGGAATATTACGTAGTCGTTCCCGGCGCATGTTCTTCGACACGGCAGCGGGAATTAACGAACCCTAATATCTCAACTTCACTTGAGGTCAAGCTGGCCGCGCAAAAAATGCAGCCGACCAGTATCGTTGCTGACAATTGGCAAAGCCAGTGTCGATCGCATGACAGTGTGACGCTTGCCCGGGAAATAGCGCCGAGGTCGGACAGATTGCGTAGGGTGTACTGAGCCCTGCGCCCTGGATTGCGCTGGCGTTTGCGAAGGACCAAAGAAAAGGGCGCCGTGCGGCGCCCTCAAAGAAACTGCTCTCCCATTACTTTTTCTTCTTGTTTTGCCAATTCAGAGTCCCCGGTTTTTAAGCCGGTTGGCATGCTGGCGGAATACCGCCGCAGGATTGGTTTCGAAAGGGCTGACCAGGCCTGCGATCTGGTTAACTTCATCCAGATGGTTCATTCGATAGTCATCGCGGATCACCAGCCCCAGATGACTGGAGCAGCTGGACACCAAGCCATCGTTCTTTTCGCCCAGGTAGAGCAGGGCGAGCAGGCCCATGCCGGCATCGCTGATATCCAGCGCATTGGTCAGTGGCTTGGCGCCGGACCAGGAGTAGTAGCGCACGCCGTTATCTGCCACTTCTGGCGCGTGGCCACAGGCGTCTTCCGGCAACCCTTCCGGGTGATGGCTGTTGAATTCGGTGCTGCCCTGAGTGGACAGGGAATAAAGGGCTGCCAGCGAATCCTGCTCGTAGCCGCCACCGGAAATCAGGTCCAGGAATCCGGTTGCCGCATTGACGATGCTGCCGAGGACATCCCCGGCCAGTGGCAGGGCTTCCTGTACCCCGAGTAATACATCGGCCATACGGGCGCCGGTGTGGGGGCCGGCCACGGCGGTGGCTGATGCCACATAGTCCGGATACACCGACGCTACATAGCGAACGGTCGGTCCGCCATGGCTGTGGCCGATCAGGTTCACTTTTTCCGCACCGGTGGCTGCAATAATGGCTTCCACCTGACGGGCCAGCTGCTCGCCGCGCACCTCCGTGCTGTTGGCGGCGGCCACTTGGGTGACATATACCTCGGCACCGCTACGGCGCAGTTCCTCGGGAATCCGGTACCAGTAGTTGTAGCCGGCAATGTCGTCAAAGCCGAACAGGCCGTGGCTCAACACGATGGGATAACGGGTTTCGGTGTAGGTGTCCTTGAACAGCCAGTCAAACCAGCCCGCATGGGCGGGAAGGCTGATAGCTGACAACAGCATACAAAGAGTTAGACTGAGCGCGCGTAGGGGCGCTCTGCGGGATAGAGTCATTGGCATCACCTTGTTGTTTATTGTTATCGGCGCTACTGCCGGGTCTTCGCCGAGCGCTCCCTGGTCAGGAGTGGGTTCACCTTAAAGGAACCGCGGCGATTAATTAACAGTAATGTTAATATTTATTTGTTATAAGCGGGCAAAAGCACGCTGTTAACTGTGCACGGCATTACGAAAAAAGTACTGTTTCTAATACATTATGGGCTTGTGGGGCTGATGTCTGGTCAGTGCGACAAGTTGTAGTAAGGTAACACCGGTGTTAAGGGTGATAAGTATGCAGCCTGGTTCAGGGCAAAAGAAACGGCGGGGAAGGCCTGCCGGAAAAACCGGGGACACCCGTGAACGCATTATTGATGCGGCCCGGGAGGTATACGGGGAGTATGGCACCTATGGCACTACAGTGGCGCTGATTCTCAAGCAGGCACAGGTGTCGCGGCCCACCTTCTATAAATATTTTTCCTCCGCCGTGGATGTGATCGACGAGATTGTTCGCCACTGCAACGAGGACGTGGAGCGGCTTTTCGTAAAAGTCTTCGAACAGCCACAAAAAGAATTCTATGACTATCTGCCCATGGCACTGAGCGGTTATCTGAACTGGGGCCGCTCGCAGGGATTGCTCATGGAGGCACGATTTCGTGAATTGCATGATCGCTCATCACCGGTTTCGCGGTATCGCGATGAACATAACCAGCGCATCGTTGCCATTCTGCATGCCAGCATGGTCAAACACGGTCGGACACCCCCGGATGATCTGGCGCTGACGTCTCTGGTACAGGGCATCGAGCATCTCGGTTATCAGTTTTGCATGCAGGCCGAACACACTGAGATGCCCCGTTATATTGAGGTCATGGGGCGTTTGTGTATCGCCATGCTGGGTAACCGACACGATTGGCAAGAGATGATGGCGTCACCCTTCTTCAGTCGTCTGCTGGGCCTGGAGGAAAGTTAGGGAGCCTCTGAATAACCCAAAGAACAACAAAAAGGGGATAACCATGGAAAAACGCTATCTTGTGGGTTTAGTGCTGCTTGTATTAATGGCGGCATTACTGATCTGGGGCTTGCCGGGAGCATCTGAGCAGGACAGCTCGGCAGATACGGCAACGGACACCGCCGGCACCAGGGTGTCTGAGCCTGCACGTCCAGGACTGGCTGACACCGCTGGCTACGATCATTATCGCCAGCGGGCCAGCGAATTGGGTCCGATGCCGACCTCCTTGAGCGGCACTAGTGTGGACGGAGGCCTGCAGGTCTCTGCCACTGGTGATCTGCTGATCAATCCGGCTATTCGCCAGGTGTTTGATTATTTTCTGACGGCGCTGGGTGAAGAATCCCTGGAGGATATTCAGGCCCGTCTGGCGGGGTATCTGTCAGACCAATTGCCTCCGCAGGCTGCGCGACAGGCCTGGGCGCTTTACGAGCAATACATGGCCCTGCGCAACGCCATGGAGCAATTGCCGGAACACGATGGCAGCGTCACGGCCATGCGTGCGGCCATTAGCCAGCGCCATGATATGCAGCAGGCCTATCTGGGGCCGGAAGTGGCTGATGCCTTCTACGGGCTGGACATGACCTACGACCGTTACATGATCGAACGGCAGGCATTACTTGAGGATGACGACCTGTCGCCTGCCGAGCGCGAGCAACAGCTGGCCAACCTTGAGCAGAGTTTGCCCCAGGGCATGCAGCAGATGCTTCATGACACCCGCGCGCCAGTAAAACTGGAACAGCGTACCCAGGCACTGCGAGAGCAGGGTGCCAGTGAGGCGGAGATCAGGGCATTACGGGAACAGACTTTCGGGGCCCAGGCCGCGGAGCGCTTCGAGGCGTTGGAGCAGCAACGGCAAGAATGGGATCAGCGCTACGGGGCGTATCGTCAGCAACGCGAGCAGCTGATCAACAGTGGCCTGTCACACACGGATCAACAGGTGGCTCTGGCCCGGCTGCAGCAACAGCTGTTTGAAGAGAACGAGTTGGCCCGGGTGCAGGCCCTGGACCGGATGCATGCCCAGACACCCTGACCGGTTACCCGCAGGGACTTGCTTGCAAGCGAACCTCTGAAAAACGTCATTTCTCATGTGGGAAGCGATGCAAGTATCGCTTCCCACAGAGCGTCAGGACGGTTGGGAATTTTTATAGGCCCCTAGAAGTGGTAACGCAAACCTGCGCCGACCATGTCTACGCCCGCATCGTTATCGAAATGCACGAACTCACCATAAAAGTACAGCTTGTCGAGCAGGTCCACGGTGGCACCGACCCCGCCGAAGGCATCCGTGGATGAGTCGTCATCGTCTCCGGCGGCATTGCGGATATCGAAGTCCGTATCCGCTACCCCGGCCTTGCCGTACAGGCCCACCGGACCCAGTTCGAAACTCAGCAGCCCCGCCAGGGTGACAGCGCCACCTTCGATTTTGGTGCCGTTGTCCGCTTCCTGTTCACCGAAATCATAGTAGCCCACTTCCGCGCCGATCAGTTCGATGGGACGCCAGCCAAGAAACAGGGCGCCGGTGGTGTCGTCGTCGTCAAAATCCACGTTGTCGATCTTTTCATCCACGGAGGCGTTGTAAAGACCGCCACCGATATATATCCCGCCGGCACTGGCGAGCGGCACCAGTGACAACAAGGTCAGGCCGGTGAGTGCTTGTCCAAAGCGTTTCATAAACATCACTCCCTAATGAATCAGAATGCCAGTATCACCCAGATTTTGTGTGGTGGATAGCGGCCCTTGTTGCCGGCTTCACGCTTGAGCGGGGTACACTACGTTGATGAAAATACCTGACTCTGCGGCCCTGTCATCGATACAGGGACTGATCTTCGATCTGGATGGCACCCTGGTGGATTCGCGTCTGGACTTTACCGCCATCCGCCGCGAACTGGCCTGCCCGGATGGGGTGGGTGTGCTGGAATATATTGCGTCACTGCCTGAACAGGCGCGCCAGGCTGCGGAGCAGATTGTTCTGGAACATGAACGTCGCGGCGCCGAGCGGGCGGAATGGATGCCTGGTGCCCGCGACTGCCTTCAGTATTGCGAACGCCGTAACCTGCCCACCGCCATTCTTACCCGTAATGCCCGGGAAGTGGCGGACCTGACCCTGTCCCGTCTGGGCATCCGGGTGGACATGTTGCTGGCGCGAGAGGATTGCCCGCCAAAGCCGGCGCCGGATGGTCTGCTGCATATCGCCAACGCCTGGGGCCTGCCTCCTGGCAACGTGGTCTACGTGGGAGACTTCATCTATGACCTGCAGGCCGCCCGTCGGGCTGAAATGATCAGCTGTTTCTACGATCCTCAAAAAACCGGCAAGTATCAGGCAGAAACGGACTGGCACCTTACCGGTTTCGACCAGCTTACTGAGGTGCTTGCGACGACTTGAGGTAACGTCGCGCTGCCTGATTCACCTTCGGTGCCAGCAGCAGGGCAGAGGTCATGGTCGGGATCGCCATCAGCGCGTACATGGAGTCGATCAGGCTAACCACCAGTTTCAGCGATGCCACCGCGCCCAGTACCACCAGTACCAGATACCACCAGATGTAATGGTGCTGGTATTTTGCGCCGATCAGAAAGCCCAGGCATTTGCTGCCGTAGTACCAGAAAGTAAAGACAGTACTCAGGCTCAGCAGAGAGACCAGCACCGCCAGAATGATCCCGCCACCGTGGGGAAAGAGGTCGCTGAAGGCGTTGGCGGTGAGGGTAACACCGTTGCTTTCACCGCTTTGCCAGACGCCGCTGATCAGAATCACCAGGGCGGTGCAGGTGCACACGATCAGCGTATCGATTACCGGCCCCAGCATGGCCACCATACCCAGATTTTGTGTGGTGGATAGCGGCCCTTGTTGCCGGCTTCACGCTTGAGGCAAGGGTACACTACGTTGATGAAAATACTGACCTACGACCGTTACATGATCGAACGGCAGGCATTACTTGAGGATGACGACCTGTCGCCTGCCGAGCGCGAGCAACAGCTGGCCAACCTTGAGCAGAGTTTGCCCCAGGGCATGCAGCAGATGCTTCATGACACCCGCGCGCCAGTAAAACTGGAACAGCGTACCCAGGCACTGCGAGAGCAGGGTGCCAGTGAGGCGGAGATCAGGGCATTACGGGAACAGACTTTCGGGGCCCAGGCCGCGGAGCGCTTCGAGGCGTTGGAGCAGCAACGGCAAGAATGGGATCAGCGCTACGGGGCGTATCGTCAGCAACGCGAGCAGCTGATCAACAGTGGCCTGTCACACACGGATCAACAGGTGGCTCTGGCCCGGCTGCAGCAACAGCTGTTTGAAGAGAACGAGTTGGCCCGGGTGCAGGCCCTGGACCGGATGCATGCCCAGACACCCTGACCGGTTACCCGCAGGGACTTGCTTGCAAGCGAACCTCTGAAAAACGTCATTTCTCATGTGGGAAGCGATGCAAGTATCGCTTCCCACAGAGCGTCAGGACGGTTGGGAATTTTTATAGGCCCCTAGAAGTGGTAACGCAAACCTGCGCCGACCATGTCTACGCCCGCATCGTTATCGAAATGCACGAACTCACCATAAAAGTACAGCTTGTCGAGCAGGTCCACGGTGGCACCGACCCCGCCGAAGGCATCCGTGGATGAGTCGTCATCGTCTCCGGCGGCATTGCGGATATCGAAGTCCGTATCCGCTACCCCGGCCTTGCCGTACAGGCCCACCGGACCCAGTTCGAAACTCAGCAGCCCCGCCAGGGTGACAGCGCCACCTTCGATTTTGGTGCCGTTGTCCGCTTCCTGTTCACCGAAATCATAGTAGCCCACTTCCGCGCCGATCAGTTCGATGGGACGCCAGCCAAGAAACAGGGCGCCGGTGGTGTAGAATGCCAGTATCACCCAGATTTTGTGTGGTGGATAGCGGCCCTTGTTGCCGGCTTCACGCTTGAGCGGGGTACACTACGTTGATGAAAATACCTGACTCTGCGGCCCTGTCATCGATACAGGGACTGATCTTCGATCTGGATGGCACCCTGGTGGATTCGCGTCTGGACTTTACCGCCATCCGCCGCGAACTGGCCTGCCCGGATGGGGTGGGTGTGCTGGAATATATTGCGTCACTGCCTGAACAGGCGCGCCAGGCTGCGGAGCAGATTGTTCTGGAACATGAACGTCGCGGCGCCGAGCGGGCGGAATGGATGCCTGGTGCCCGCGACTGCCTTCAGTATTGCGAACGCCGTAACCTGCCCACCGCCATTCTTACCCGTAATGCCCGGGAAGTGGCGGACCTGACCCTGTCCCGTCTGGGCATCCGGGTGGACATGTTGCTGGCGCGAGAGGATTGCCCGCCAAAGCCGGCGCCGGATGGTCTGCTGCATATCGCCAACGCCTGGGGCCTGCCTCCTGGCAACGTGGTCTACGTGGGAGACTTCATCTATGACCTGCAGGCCGCCCGTCGGGCTGAAATGATCAGCTGTTTCTACGATCCTCAAAAAACCGGCAAGTATCAGGCAGAAACGACCGGTTTCGACCAGCTTACTGAGGTGCTTGCGACGACTTGAGGTAACGTCGCGCTGCCTGATTCACCTTCGGTGCCAGCAGCAGGGCAGAGGTCATGGTCGGGATCGCCATCAGCGCGTACATGGAGTCGATCAGGCTAACCACCAGTTTCAGCGATGCCACCGCGCCCAGTACCACCAGTACCAGATACCACCAGATGTAATGGTGCTGGTATTTTGCGCCGATCAGAAAGCCCAGGCATTTGCTGCCGTAGTACCAGAAAGTAAAGACAGTACTCAGGCTCAGCAGAGAGACCAGCACCGCCAGAATGATCCCGCCACCGTGGGGAAAGAGGTCGCTGAAGGCGTTGGCGGTGAGGGTAACACCGTTGCTTTCACCGCTTTGCCAGACGCCGCTGATCAGAATCACCAGGGCGGTGCAGGTGCACACGATCAGCGTATCGATTACCGGCCCCAGCATGGCCACCATACCTTCACGGATAGGCTCCTTGGTCTGGGCGGCGCCATGGGCCATGGCTTCGGTACCGATGCCGGCTTCGTTGGAAAACGCGGCCCGGCGGATGCCGGTAATAATCACGGTGCCTACCACGCCGCCGGCCACGGCATTGCCGCTGAAAGCGTCCTCGAAAATCATTACAAAAGCGGCGGGGATTTCGCCTGCATGGCTGATCAGCACCACAGCGGTAAGCAGCAGATAGCCCGCCACCATGGTCGGTACCAGCATGCCGGTAACCCGGCCCAGCCGGGGCAGTTTGCCCAGCGCCACCACCATCACCACCAGCGCGAGCCCCAGGCCAACCATCAGGTCAAACGTGAAGTGGGCATCATCGCTGGCCAGGCCGGCGGGAATCGCCAGGGTGTCGCGCAGCACCTGTACCAGTTGGTTGATCTGGAAGATCGGCATAGTGCCCAGCAGCCCTGCCACGGCAAAGAAATAGGCCAGCGGCAGCCACTTTTTCCCCAGCCCTTCGCGCACCACATACATGGGGCCACCTTGCCACTGGCCCTCGCTGTCCTGGCCGCGGAACATTACCGCCAGGGTGCAGGTATAGAACTTGGTGGCGATACCGACAAGGGCGCTGATCCACATCCAGAAAATCGCGCCGGGTCCGCCCATGGCGATGGCAATGGCCACCCCGGACACATTGCCCATGCCCAGAGTGCCGGACAGGGCGGTGCTCAGTGCCTGGAAATGGGAAAGTTGCCCGGGATCATCGTGGTCCGGTTTACGCCACAGCAGGCGCACGCTTTGCGGCAGGTAGCGGTAGGGTAGCAGGCGGGAATAAAGCAGGAAGAACAGACCGCCGCCCACCAGCAGGACTACCAGCGGTGGCCCCCAGAGAAAACCGACAACCTGACCCATGGCCGTTTCGAGTTGTTTAATCGTATCCATGGGGCCTAACCCTAGCATGCCGGTACTGTGAGGTCAGGGAGAGGTTGTTCCAGTGTGGACACTGGTTATTACCGCAGGCAGTACGTAAGCTCGGGCTGAACCGGCAACAGAATAACAACCATGCGATTCCTGCTGATTGCCATGGCCGTTGTGGCCGCTGTAATGGCATACCATCTGCCTGCTGACCCCAAAATCGGAGCCGGGTTGGCCCTGTTTGTGCTGATCGGCCTGCTGTGGCTCAGTGAAGCCATTCCGCTCACGTTTACCGCGCTGCTGGTGCCGGTGCTTGGCGTGGGTCTGGGATTGGCGGACCTGGATCGCGCGCTGGCCGGCTTTGCCCATCCCGTCGTGGCACTGTTTCTGGGAGGCTTTGCCCTGGCGGCGGCGCTGGGTGAGCACGGTATTGATCGTTGGCTGGCGCAACGATTGCTCACCCTTGCCGGGGGCAGGGCGTTGCCAGCGGCGTTATTGCTGGCGGTGACCACAGCACTGCTGTCCATGTGGATCAGCAATACGGCTACCACTGCCATGCTGTTACCCATCGCCCTGGGTTTGTCTGCCCCCCTGGCCGACAGTCATCCCCGTTACCGGATATTTCTGCTGCTGGCCCTGGCCTGGTCCGCCAATATCGGCGGCATGGCCACCCTGGTGGGCAGTCCCCCCAATGCCATTGCGGCAGCGGCGCTGGGTTGGTCATTCAACGACTGGCTGGCTGTGGGTATCCCGGCGTTTCTGTTGCTGTTTCCGCTGGCCCTGCTGGTGCTGTTTTACACCACCCGCCCGGAAGCCAATCTGCCAAGAGTGGATGTGAAAACCATCCTGCCTTTCCCGACCACCCCCGGCGCGATAATGACGCTGGCAATTTTTCTGCTGACGGTGGGGTTGTGGGTTTTCGGTGCACCGCTGGGGGACAGGTTGGGCATTGAAACATCCTTTGATAGCTGGGTGGCCTGCATGGCCATTGTCCTGCTGGGGATTAGCCGTTGCGTGAGCTGGCAGCATATTGAAGCGCATGCGAACTGGGGCGTATTGCTGTTGTTTGGAGGCGGGATCACGCTGTCCATGCTGCTGCAGAGTTCCGGTACCAGTGCCTGGCTGGCAGACGGTATCAGTCAGGTGCTACCTGGTGGTCAGCCCTGGCTGGTGTATCTGGTTATCGCATCCTTCGTGATCTTTCTCACCGAGCTGGCCAGCAATACCGCCAGTGCCGCCCTGCTGGTGCCGCTGCTGATGCCGGTGGCCTCTTCGGTGGGCGCCGACCCGGTCACTGTTGCCCTGCTGGTAGCGTTTGCCGCCAGTTGCGCCTTCATGCTACCCGTGGCCACACCGCCCAATGCCATGGTCTACGGCAGCGGACATGTCCCACAGAGGACCATGATTCGTGCCGGTATCGTACTGAATCTGATCGCCGCCGGGGCGCTTGGCGGGTTGTTGCCTTTGCTGCAATAACGTGACTTTCCGGTTCGCCAGCCCGGGTTTCTTGCAAAGCATCCTCGTATTCGAACCGTTGGAGAATAACCCCGGCATCCTGGGTCGCATCAATCTTTCTTTTTCACCGCAAGCTGACCACACTGGAAGAAAACAATGGGGGTTGTGATGGGGTTATCGATGATTCGACGGTTTGCGGTGCTGGTGGTTGTGCTGTCTCTGGCGCCCTGGCTTCAGGCGGATCCGGTCTGGGAAGTCAGCAAGGATGGCAAACGTATCCGGCTGGGGGCCACCGTGCATTTCCTGCGTCCGACGGATCTGCCGCCACCGGCCGCCATGCAGCAGGCCTTTGAGCAGGCGGGGCAGGTGTATCTGGAATCCAATTTGTCCGAGTCGGCCACGCCGGCGTTTTCCCGGCGACTGACGCAGATGATGATGCAGCCGTCCGGGCGCACCCTGAAAGATGATCTGTCGGCTCCGGTCTGGCGGCAATTGCAGGATTACTCCGCCCAGGCCAATTTTCCGCTGGTCACCTATCAGGGCTTCAAGCCGGCCATGGTCTCCATGGCCATGACCGTCCATGAGTTGGGCCGCCAGGGCTTTGGCCGGGGGGTGGACGAATTTTATTTCACCCGGGCCAACCAGCAGGGCAAGACACTGGGTTTTCTGGAATCCAGCGATACCCTGCTGTCCTTCATGGCGCAGCTTAATGAAGAGGACAGCGACGCCCTGATCGAGTCCTCCCTGGAAGGCATCGAGCACATGGATGGCATGATGGAAGAGGCAATCAGCGCCTGGCGAAAAGGCGATATGGATGCCCTCTACACCTTGCTGGGTGCCGATGAAATGGAGACCGAATACCCAGGTATCTACCGGAACCTGATTATCGAGCGTAATCGCCAGTGGTATCCAAAAATCCAGCAGGCCATGACCAAAGGCACACCGAACCTGGTGCTGGTCGGGGCCCTGCATCTGGGTGGTCCGGACAGCCTGCGGGTGATGTTCAAGGATGCGGGCTACCAGGTGGAGCCTTTCAACGCCGGTTCCGAGTAGGGGATTCAGCAAGCTCGTCCAGAGCCCGGGCGAACCAGGCCCGGGTCTGTCGCCTGTGGGTCTCTCCGTACAGAGCGATAAATTTCCGGGTCATGTAGTCATCGGGATTTTCCAGCGCCGCCAGGCGCTGGTGTATGAAGGTTTCTGTCAGAACCAGTCCGCAAGCCTCAGTAATGCAATGCCGCCATTCGCCATAGCTGGCAGGAATCGGGAATGCCATGGGCGTGATTTCCGTTGCTGTGATTGTGTCCATCTATTGTTATGTTATAACATAACTTAACAGGAGGCCATCATGTCGGACGTGCTCAGTGACAAGGCCCTGCTGGCCATGCCCGAGGCGGATTACATGAATGCCGCCCAGCAGCCTGTTAAACCCGGCTGGAAGCCAACGAAAGACATTATGCCCATTCACGAACTGGATGATTTCATGACTACCCAGCAAGCTGCTCCCGCGCGCCAGCTACCCGTTACCGTGTTGTCGGGTTTTCTTGGCGCGGGGAAAACCACCGTCCTCAATCATATTCTCAACAACCGTGCCGGCCTGCGGGTGGCAGTGATCGTCAACGACATGAGCGAGATCAATATCGATGCGGCGCTGGTCAGCAATGAGGTGTCACTGAACCGCGCCGAAGAAAAGCTGGTGGAAATGAGCAACGGCTGCATCTGCTGCACGCTCCGCGAAGACCTGTTGCTGGAAGTGACCCGGCTGTCCCGTGAAAGGCGCTTTGATTATCTGGTGATCGAGTCCACCGGCATTTCCGAGCCACTACCGGTGGCGGAAACGTTCACCTTCGAAGACGAAAACGGCGACAGCCTGTCCACGGTAGCGCGGCTGGATACCATGGTCACCGTGGTGGATGCGGTGAATTTCCTGCGCGACTACCGCAGTGCCCGCACCCTGCAGGAAGAGGGCGAAAGCCTGGGTGAGGAGGATCAGCGCAACGTGGTGGACCTGCTGGTGGAGCAGGTGGAATTCTGCGATGTGTTGCTGATCAGTAAAACCGACCTGGTCAGCGATGCCGAGCTGGACACGCTCACCGCCACCTTGCGGCTGCTCAATCCGGAAGCACGCATTATCCCCATCAAGCACGGCATGGTTCCCCTGGACGCAGTGCTGGATACCGGCCTGTTCGACTTTGAAAAAGCCCAGCAGGCGCCGGGCTGGCTCAAGGAAATGCGTGGCGAACACTTGCCGGAAAGCGAGGAATACGGCATCAGCAGTTTCAGCTATGAAGCCCGCCGCCCCTTCCATCCGCAGCGGTTCTGGGACTTTCTGCAACAGCCCTGGCCCTACGGCACGCTGCTGCGCTCCAAGGGGTTCTTCTGGTTGGCCAGTCGCCCGCAATTTGCCGGTAACTGGAGCCAGGCCGGGGAGATTGCCCACCATGGTCCCGCCGGCCTATTCTGGAAAACCGTACCGGACCAGCACTGGCCCACGGACCCGGAATACCGCGCCATGATCATGGAAAAGTGGCAGGAACCCTTCGGCGACATGCGCCAGGAACTGGTCTTCATCGGCCACAACCTGCAACCGGAAGCCACCCGCAATGCGCTGGATGCCTGTCTGCTCACGGAAGAGGAGATGCTCGCCGGCAAGGAATTATGGCAGCAACTTGACGACCCGTTCCCACAATGGGAGATGGCCGGATGATGGGTGCAAAGACATTGCCCAAGGCCTATGCCGCACCGGGCCTGGTGATGCGCGATGACGCCGGGGTGCTCGCCGATGTGATGTTGGACCCGGTGCAGGTGGCGGTGTGGGATCGCCATAGCCCGCTGGATCAGCAGGTCGTGCAACTGGCCTGCAGGGAGAAACTGGCGGTAAAAAGCTGGCTGGATGTGGCCGATCTGCCAGCCTCCATGATGCGTTCCCTGCCAGGGGATGATTTCGCGCCACTGCGTGAGGACCTGGCGTTGCTGGCGGACATGATGGCTTGTCTGTTCGGTGCCACTGGTGTGGGGCTGCGGGTGACGGCCCTGGAAAAGCCCATGTGCCCGCGCTTCCATGTGGATCGTATTCCCGTGCGCCTGCTGTGTACCTATGGCGGCCCGGGTAGCCAGTGGCTGCCGGCCCCGTCGGTGCCTGCCGGTCTGCTGGTGCCGGGTGTTGAGCAGAAGGGCCGCTATGCGGCTGATAGCGTGCAACAACTGGAGGCCGGCCAGGTAGCCCTGTTCAAAGGCGACACCTGGCGGGATAATCCGGGCACGGGCGTGGTCCACCGGTCCCCGCCCGTGTCTCCCGGTCAGCAACGCCTGCTGGTCACACTGGATATATAGGACTGTCATGAACCGCACTGACCAGATTCTCGCCAGCGCCGAACAGCATTGCCGCGAGCAGGGCGTGCGCATGACTCCTCAGCGTCGTCAGGTGATGGCGTTGCTGCTGGCCCAGTCCGGTCCACAAAGTGCCTACCAGCTACTGGATCAGTTCAAGGCCCAGTACCAGAGCAACGCCCAGCCGCCCACCATCTACCGGGCGCTGGAGTTTCTGGTGCAACAGGGGCTCGCCCACCGGCTCAGCTCCACCAACCAGTATCTGGCCTGCGATCACATCACCTGCCATCACGGTCATCAGGGCACGGTGTTCCTGCTCTGTGACGATTGCGGTGCCGTGCAGGAAACCCCCATGGCCGGGGCGGCCATCAGTGAGTTGCAGCACAGCCTCAACAGCC from Alcanivorax sp. includes the following:
- a CDS encoding triacylglycerol lipase; amino-acid sequence: MLLSAISLPAHAGWFDWLFKDTYTETRYPIVLSHGLFGFDDIAGYNYWYRIPEELRRSGAEVYVTQVAAANSTEVRGEQLARQVEAIIAATGAEKVNLIGHSHGGPTVRYVASVYPDYVASATAVAGPHTGARMADVLLGVQEALPLAGDVLGSIVNAATGFLDLISGGGYEQDSLAALYSLSTQGSTEFNSHHPEGLPEDACGHAPEVADNGVRYYSWSGAKPLTNALDISDAGMGLLALLYLGEKNDGLVSSCSSHLGLVIRDDYRMNHLDEVNQIAGLVSPFETNPAAVFRQHANRLKNRGL
- a CDS encoding TetR/AcrR family transcriptional regulator — protein: MQPGSGQKKRRGRPAGKTGDTRERIIDAAREVYGEYGTYGTTVALILKQAQVSRPTFYKYFSSAVDVIDEIVRHCNEDVERLFVKVFEQPQKEFYDYLPMALSGYLNWGRSQGLLMEARFRELHDRSSPVSRYRDEHNQRIVAILHASMVKHGRTPPDDLALTSLVQGIEHLGYQFCMQAEHTEMPRYIEVMGRLCIAMLGNRHDWQEMMASPFFSRLLGLEES
- a CDS encoding lipase secretion chaperone — protein: MEKRYLVGLVLLVLMAALLIWGLPGASEQDSSADTATDTAGTRVSEPARPGLADTAGYDHYRQRASELGPMPTSLSGTSVDGGLQVSATGDLLINPAIRQVFDYFLTALGEESLEDIQARLAGYLSDQLPPQAARQAWALYEQYMALRNAMEQLPEHDGSVTAMRAAISQRHDMQQAYLGPEVADAFYGLDMTYDRYMIERQALLEDDDLSPAEREQQLANLEQSLPQGMQQMLHDTRAPVKLEQRTQALREQGASEAEIRALREQTFGAQAAERFEALEQQRQEWDQRYGAYRQQREQLINSGLSHTDQQVALARLQQQLFEENELARVQALDRMHAQTP
- a CDS encoding outer membrane beta-barrel protein; the protein is MKRFGQALTGLTLLSLVPLASAGGIYIGGGLYNASVDEKIDNVDFDDDDTTGALFLGWRPIELIGAEVGYYDFGEQEADNGTKIEGGAVTLAGLLSFELGPVGLYGKAGVADTDFDIRNAAGDDDDSSTDAFGGVGATVDLLDKLYFYGEFVHFDNDAGVDMVGAGLRYHF
- a CDS encoding HAD family hydrolase; this translates as MKIPDSAALSSIQGLIFDLDGTLVDSRLDFTAIRRELACPDGVGVLEYIASLPEQARQAAEQIVLEHERRGAERAEWMPGARDCLQYCERRNLPTAILTRNAREVADLTLSRLGIRVDMLLAREDCPPKPAPDGLLHIANAWGLPPGNVVYVGDFIYDLQAARRAEMISCFYDPQKTGKYQAETDWHLTGFDQLTEVLATT
- a CDS encoding alanine:cation symporter family protein, producing the protein MLGPVIDTLIVCTCTALVILISGVWQSGESNGVTLTANAFSDLFPHGGGIILAVLVSLLSLSTVFTFWYYGSKCLGFLIGAKYQHHYIWWYLVLVVLGAVASLKLVVSLIDSMYALMAIPTMTSALLLAPKVNQAARRYLKSSQAPQ
- a CDS encoding lipase secretion chaperone, with product MKILTYDRYMIERQALLEDDDLSPAEREQQLANLEQSLPQGMQQMLHDTRAPVKLEQRTQALREQGASEAEIRALREQTFGAQAAERFEALEQQRQEWDQRYGAYRQQREQLINSGLSHTDQQVALARLQQQLFEENELARVQALDRMHAQTP
- a CDS encoding outer membrane beta-barrel protein gives rise to the protein MILAFYTTGALFLGWRPIELIGAEVGYYDFGEQEADNGTKIEGGAVTLAGLLSFELGPVGLYGKAGVADTDFDIRNAAGDDDDSSTDAFGGVGATVDLLDKLYFYGEFVHFDNDAGVDMVGAGLRYHF
- a CDS encoding HAD family hydrolase codes for the protein MKIPDSAALSSIQGLIFDLDGTLVDSRLDFTAIRRELACPDGVGVLEYIASLPEQARQAAEQIVLEHERRGAERAEWMPGARDCLQYCERRNLPTAILTRNAREVADLTLSRLGIRVDMLLAREDCPPKPAPDGLLHIANAWGLPPGNVVYVGDFIYDLQAARRAEMISCFYDPQKTGKYQAETTGFDQLTEVLATT